A genomic window from Microbacterium sp. H1-D42 includes:
- the mmsB gene encoding 3-hydroxyisobutyrate dehydrogenase, producing MTRIAFLGLGHMGLPMAVNLVKAGHEVRGYDPVPAAVEAASAAGVPVASFGIDAVAGTEVVITMFPAGKHVIAAYQDGVLAAADPGTLFIESSTIAVDEARTAHEMALEAGHRSIDAPVSGGVVGAENGTLAFMVGGSDADFAAALPLLEVMGKRIVHCGGPGLGQAAKVCNNMVLAVSQIAVAEAFVLGERLGLEHQALFDVVSQASGQCWSITTNCPVPGPVPTSPANRDYQPGFAGALMAKDLGLALQAIEQTSTDARMGRLAQELYAAFAAGDGAHRDFSGIITDIRAGEV from the coding sequence ATGACGCGCATCGCATTCCTCGGCCTTGGCCACATGGGCCTGCCGATGGCTGTGAACCTGGTCAAGGCCGGGCACGAGGTGCGCGGCTACGATCCGGTTCCTGCGGCCGTCGAGGCCGCATCGGCGGCAGGCGTGCCGGTCGCCTCGTTCGGCATCGATGCGGTCGCCGGCACTGAGGTCGTCATCACGATGTTCCCCGCCGGCAAGCACGTGATCGCCGCGTATCAGGACGGCGTGCTCGCGGCTGCTGATCCTGGCACGCTGTTCATCGAGTCGTCGACCATCGCGGTCGATGAGGCGCGCACCGCGCACGAGATGGCGCTCGAGGCCGGTCACCGCAGTATCGACGCTCCCGTCTCAGGTGGCGTGGTGGGGGCCGAGAACGGCACGCTCGCGTTCATGGTGGGCGGCTCGGATGCTGACTTCGCGGCCGCTCTGCCGCTGCTGGAGGTCATGGGCAAGCGCATCGTGCACTGCGGCGGGCCTGGCCTCGGCCAGGCCGCGAAGGTCTGCAACAACATGGTGCTGGCGGTCTCGCAGATCGCCGTCGCCGAGGCCTTCGTGCTCGGGGAGCGGCTTGGTCTCGAGCATCAGGCACTGTTCGACGTGGTGTCGCAGGCCTCGGGTCAGTGCTGGTCGATCACGACCAACTGCCCCGTGCCGGGGCCGGTGCCCACGAGCCCTGCGAACCGCGACTACCAGCCCGGCTTCGCCGGTGCCCTGATGGCGAAGGACCTCGGACTCGCACTGCAGGCGATCGAGCAGACCTCGACGGATGCCAGGATGGGCCGACTCGCGCAGGAGCTCTACGCCGCGTTCGCCGCCGGTGACGGTGCGCATCGGGACTTCTCGGGCATCATCACCGACATCCGCGCCGGCGAAGTCTGA
- a CDS encoding enoyl-CoA hydratase-related protein — protein MPEENVAEYETILVEQRGRVGWITLNRPEALNALNRQVAVEVAGAAEAFDADDGIGAIVVTGSEKAFAAGADIKEMESKTASEMLETDHFGAWTRFAAVRTPVIAAVSGYALGGGCEVAMMCDIILAADSARFGQPEINLGVIPGMGGTQRLIRAVGYYKAAELILSGRMIAADEAERIGLVSRVVPASDLLDEAGKLAETIASKSLPSLYAAKATLDAAMETSLADGVLVEKQQFAALFDTADQKEGMAAFREKRPPHFHHR, from the coding sequence ATGCCTGAAGAGAATGTCGCCGAGTACGAGACGATCCTCGTCGAACAACGAGGACGGGTGGGCTGGATCACCCTCAACAGGCCGGAGGCGCTCAACGCGCTGAACCGTCAGGTCGCCGTGGAAGTCGCCGGTGCGGCCGAGGCGTTCGACGCTGATGACGGCATCGGCGCGATCGTCGTCACGGGGTCGGAGAAGGCGTTCGCCGCTGGAGCCGACATCAAGGAGATGGAGTCGAAGACAGCATCCGAGATGCTCGAGACCGACCACTTCGGCGCGTGGACCCGTTTCGCGGCGGTGCGCACTCCTGTCATCGCCGCCGTCTCCGGATACGCTCTCGGCGGCGGATGCGAGGTCGCGATGATGTGCGACATCATCCTCGCCGCCGACTCGGCTCGTTTCGGTCAGCCCGAGATCAACCTCGGCGTCATCCCTGGCATGGGCGGCACGCAGCGCCTGATCCGCGCGGTCGGCTACTACAAGGCGGCCGAGCTGATCCTGTCTGGCCGCATGATCGCGGCCGATGAGGCGGAGCGCATCGGCCTCGTGTCGCGCGTCGTCCCGGCATCCGATCTGCTCGATGAGGCGGGGAAGCTCGCCGAGACGATCGCATCGAAGTCGCTGCCTTCGCTGTACGCGGCGAAGGCGACGCTGGATGCCGCCATGGAGACGTCTCTGGCAGATGGTGTCCTGGTCGAGAAGCAGCAGTTCGCCGCCCTGTTCGACACGGCCGACCAGAAGGAGGGGATGGCTGCGTTCCGCGAGA